Proteins encoded within one genomic window of Suricata suricatta isolate VVHF042 chromosome 17, meerkat_22Aug2017_6uvM2_HiC, whole genome shotgun sequence:
- the NSRP1 gene encoding nuclear speckle splicing regulatory protein 1 isoform X2 produces MKQTKLEIQKALAEDSTVYEYDSIYDEMQKKKEENNPKLLLGKDRKPKYIHNLLKAVEIRKKEQEKRMEKKIQREREMEKGEFDDKEAFVTSAYKKKLQERAEEEERERRAAALEARLDVTKQKDLSGFYRHLLNQAVGEEKVPTCSFREARSAIKEEKSRGYSDEVSPENRLPHEKCILQTVVQVEENPDADSNFDANSSEDDEMEENKKTNSRREKVTETSKSDSKHQRNQTYSPQSSSEEREHGTKCHTKRSKSRIHEKRNDQPQERQSRDHENYYNDRDYRKEKKDSHRHREASHRDSHWKRHQQEDKLRGRDQRERNDRDWKKEKDREKYSPREQERDRQRNNHDQHSEKGGEKEEKSKEEHVRARKERYENSDKYRHREQREISVQSSEKNRDKNESSPNSRAKDRFLDWERSSKMRNMDKERDAEKPSNSETSLGAKHRLTVECQEVGKEQEGPHEVGNKFAKRSNEETVMSARDRYLARQMARVNAKTYIEKEED; encoded by the exons accAAACTGGAAATCCAGAAAGCCCTTGCAGAAGATTCCACTGTATATGAATATGACAGTATTTATgatgaaatgcagaaaaaaaaggaggaaaataatccCAAATTGCTTTTGGGAAAAGACCGAAAG CCCAAGTATATTCACAACTTACTAAAAGCAGTTGAGAtcagaaaaaaggaacaggaaaagagaatggaaaagaaaatacagagagaacGAGAAATGGAGAAGGGAGAGTTTGATGATAAGGAGGCGTTTGTGACATCTGCTTATAAGAAAAAACTGCAAGAGAGAgctgaagaggaggaaagagaaagaagggctgCTGCACTTGAAG CACGTTTGGATGTAACCAAGCAGAAAGATCTCAGTGGATTTTATAGACATCTATTAAATCAAGCAGTTGGTGAAGAGAAAGTACCTACATGCAGCTTTCGTGAAGCCAG gtctgcaataaaggaagagaaatcaaggggTTACTCTGATGAAGTAAGTCCAGAGAACAGACTACCACATGAGAAATGCATTCTCCAAACTGTTGTGCAGGTAGAGGAAAACCCGGATGCAGACAGCAACTTTGATGCTAATAGCAGTGAggatgatgaaatggaagaaaataaaaaaacaaactccagAAGGGAGAAGGTCACAGAGACCTCTAAGAGTGACTCTAAACATCAGAGGAATCAAACCTACTCACCACAGTCTTCTAgtgaagaaagagagcatggtACCAAATGCCACACAAAAAGATCCAAGTCAAGAATTCATGAGAAGAGGAATGATCAGCCTCAAGAGAGACAATCCAGGGATCATGAGAACTATTACAATGACCGTGATTAccgaaaagaaaagaaggattcCCATAGGCACAGAGAGGCCAGCCATAGAGATTCCCACTGGAAGAGGCATCAACAAGAAGATAAACTGAGGGGAAgagaccaaagagaaagaaatgacagagattggaaaaaggagaaagacagggagaaataTTCCccaagagaacaagaaagagataGACAACGAAATAATCATGACCAACACagtgagaaaggaggagagaaggaagagaaaagcaaagaagagcaTGTgagagcaaggaaagaaagatatGAAAACAGTGATAAGTACAGACACAGAGAACAACGAGAAATAAGTGTTCAGTCTTCAGAAAAAAACCGAGACAAAAACGAAAGCAGCCCAAATTCTAGGGCAAAGGATAGGTTTCTTGACTGGGAAAGATCCAGTAAAATGAGAAACATGGACAAAGAAAGAGACGCAGAGAAACCCTCCAATTCTGAAACATCACTGGGAGCAAAACATAGACTCACAGTGGAATGCCAAGAGGTGGGCAAAGAACAAGAGGGACCACATGAGGTGGGGAACAAGTTTGCAAAGCGAAGTAATGAAGAAACTGTAATGTCGGCTAGAGATAGGTACCTGGCCAGGCAGATGGCACGGGTTAATGCAAAGACATATATTGAGAAAGAAGAAGATTGA